Genomic segment of Malus domestica chromosome 15, GDT2T_hap1:
CCGTTTCGTAAACCCCTCTTCGCAGTAGAAAACCTCCGCAGCTCGAATCGGAAATTCCCGAAAACCCTAAAACAAGCTGACGATCTCCACTTACGCATGGGAGATCCTAAAGCGACGTCGTTGCTTTCGCTGGCTCCCGGTTGCCGATTCTACCCCTCGGAGGAGCAGCTCCTCTGCTACTACCTCTCCAGCAAGAACGCCGCCGAGGCGGGGAAATCGGGCGGCTATGATTTGATCAGAGAGCTCGATTTGTACGAACACGATCCCTTCGAGCTGCCGGAGAGCGCTTGCTATTCGTACGGCCACGGAGGGAGGAAGCGGCACTGGTTCTGCTACACGGTTAGGGTTTTGAAGGAGAGGAGGGCGAAGAGCGGGTATTGGCGGAGGAAAGGGAGGGTTAGGGACGTGGTAGGCCGCGGAGGGAAGGTGGTTCTGGGGAGGAGGTCGAGCTTTGTGTTTTATTTGGGGAATTCGCCAAACGACGCCGTAAGGACTGATTGGGTTCTCTATCAGTATGCTCAGGTCGATCATGTTAAGGTAATTTTCGTACATTGTCGATTTTTCAACATTTCGGTTTGGATGAAGGAGCATTGCGTTAGGGTTTGAAATTCTTGTAGAATTCTTGTtatatttgttcttgttttgtaTAATTTGGTTATTGTTATTGTTGTATCAGTGTCATATATTGCATGATTCTGGTTGGCTAGGGAAAgggtaattttccttttttatttatttgattaaatTGTTGAATGTTTGAGTTGAACGAATAATTTTCCATGTCTATTGAGTTTGTTTGCCAAGTACGTTAGTTATCAGAAATGTCTCGTTAGAACCCAATAGGCTGTGTAAGCAATTAAGCATAGACGAATATTTGTTTGGACACGGTGAGACGTGAGTAGGAGTGTAGGTGTTGAAACTCGCTTTTGCAAATTTATTCTTCATGATGTTCAACCGTGGTCTAGCTTTGTATCTGATTGAGCATTGTACCTTGTGGCATGTAACTGATACACCCTTTAGTCATTACTGCACGGTTCTAAATATAATCGTGTGTGTGCACAAGAGTAACATGTCGGATGTCTGTTCATGTGCAGGCTGCTTTTGTCGTGTGCCGTATATTTGTCagatctggtagtggaaataGAATTTCAGATCATGGTTTAAGTTCTTGTGCTGAAGAAAGCGCTTGCACTGTTCGTCACATTGGAATTCAGCATGATGGATTTCATACTCCCAATATCAGTGAAAATGAAAAGCATGGTGACACTTCTGTGCCTAGGAAGAACGAGATGTCAAAATATCCATTGAGGCTGGACCGAGATCTTGATGATCGAGTCATGACAGGGCCTGTTTCTATATCAAGAATTCAGCCTAATGAACAGGTAAAGGCACCTTAAACAAATTCTTGTGCTACAACTGTTATGCTACTTTCATCCTTCACATACATGATATTCTATACTTAAATAACGACAGAATCTTACATAGCTGCTCAATAGAATTCATCTATCAATTGTTCATATATCCTAACTGTTTCAATAATTTACACCGTTTTTCATTCCGTTACATCAATGGTACTCTGCCTTATTTTTCAGACCAAAAGGACATCTTGTATTTTTATCCAAGTCTTCTTAGATTTTTGCCTAGAAAGTTATGAAGTTCGTTACCGTGATATTTTTAAGAAGTTAATAATTATAGTTTTCTGTTGGGAAGCAGTGTCTTTCATTAGCATCAGACATTTTCCGATGCTGTTTTGTGATAGGTTTGCACTTTGCAATCAGAAATATCCACATGCTTCCAAACAGATGAAAAAAGCAAAAACCTATTGTTGGAGTCTTAACAATCTCAAAACTGTCATTTCACAATCCTTATAAATTTCCCGTTTTGTTATTTTATGCACTTCGTGTCTCAAAATTATTGTCTGAAGTTTGCAAGACGGTGGCGGCTTTTGAAATTTCTGTTACTGGTGTATACTAGTATACTATTTATTCTAAGTATATATGAAGGACATCTCATTACATTACATGCTTCATCTTATCCTGTTTCAAATTATAATGCTTTCTTCTAAATTATTTGGATTTCTTTCGGTGCAGGTGCCAGCATCTGTGCTCGGTGGTAGTAATCCAATATTGCTTGATAATTTGGCAGCCAAGCAGTTACTTTCCATCATGGAGGGTGATTTTATAGAGTTGGATGATCTCATTGATTGAGCATCCAATATAAATATTAAAGGAACTGGATCGTTCTTATTAGAGGGGATCTTGAAGACTGGATCTCAAAGAGGTGGAATCGACCTAATTTTCAGGCTAAATTACTGAGGTGCTACATTTTCACTTGAGACAAACTGTTCATACACTGTTTAAATGCGCGACAGATGATGAGAAGGGTTTAAGTACTGAAAACCCTTTAAGAAACATTAACGGATGAAGTATACTGTTGATTATGAAGTGGAGAGAGATGAATGGCGGGCACCAACGCCTGTAAAGGTAATAGTTACATATATTGTTCTACATATTATATTTCAGTCCATGCGAGGAAATATTCATTTTGCTTTCATTTGGGGATGCAGATTTGCTCTGTGCCTAAAAACGGGCAAGGGCTTCTTCACTGGAACAAGAAAGACTAATATGTATGATGATGGTAAATCCGATAACGAATCTTTTACCATCAGCTGCTTCAGTGGGTTTAAATCCTGCTGCCTTGTATTTACATTTGGATACTTTGAACTTGTGGAAAGGCTAGGTCTTTCCGTTGTCTTGCGCCTTCCCTTAGCAAGGCGAAATACGCTCTCTGATTCTGTGTTTCCTTTATCTCTCTCTGATTCCTGGGATTTAAGATTTTCCGACATTAATGATGGCATTCATTTGATAATTTGCTATGCATAAATTAAGCTCGTTTATATAACCTCCAATCATGTCACATTTCCTATAATTGCTCGAATTCATATATAGCTTACTTTGTTCTCGTGACTTCCGTCATTTTGCGGGAGGTTTCATTCGTTGTTGATATGCTTGTCCGTCTTGTTCATCTTCTGTTCTCTAAGAAGCTTTGTATTTTTAACCTTTCTATGTCTGTGTAAGACCCTTCTGGTTGGTTTCTCGTGTCTTTGCTGTTAGCTTTCGgctttggtttttgtttccatgtacctgtttctttgttcagcCTTGGCTATTGCTGTTTTTGGGGGCTTCCTTTGGGCTTTGGGATGAAATCTTGTTTCAGACCCCCGttcaagaaacaaaaatatctGTTGGTTGTTATTGACTAATTCATATCCCTGTACTGATTTTCTTAGGGCCATTTAAACACTCTTTGTGAATATGGATAATTGTTTTCTGTTCACTAAAAACGCTTTTAACTAAAGGTTCGGCCGAGAATTTTCAAACCGCTTCTGTGACCTAAAAGCGCACTTGGAGTTTTAATAAAAGTATTCAATTTTTAAAAGCGCTTATAAATGAAAGTATATGAACGATAAAAGCT
This window contains:
- the LOC103400158 gene encoding NAC domain-containing protein JA2-like — protein: MGDPKATSLLSLAPGCRFYPSEEQLLCYYLSSKNAAEAGKSGGYDLIRELDLYEHDPFELPESACYSYGHGGRKRHWFCYTVRVLKERRAKSGYWRRKGRVRDVVGRGGKVVLGRRSSFVFYLGNSPNDAVRTDWVLYQYAQVDHVKAAFVVCRIFVRSGSGNRISDHGLSSCAEESACTVRHIGIQHDGFHTPNISENEKHGDTSVPRKNEMSKYPLRLDRDLDDRVMTGPVSISRIQPNEQVPASVLGGSNPILLDNLAAKQLLSIMEGDFIELDDLID